CTGTGCATGGGATACATATTGGCTTGTGGAGAGAAAACTTTTCTACCTGTCTCAGCTAAAGTGGGGTGGGAAATACTCAATAGGGTCTCTACTAATCAAATATGATTAGTTTTTTATGGGGACCGTGTTCACCATTATACTCAATGAATCTGATATACACGTTCTTAAATAACATTCATGCAATAATCTTTTTTTCGGATAATTTATACAAAATACAACATCTCATGTTATTGTGGATTAATTCATTGACGTTATTGCCAAATAGGACTGCTTTAGTGAACCAACACATGTCGGGACCACAACTACTTCCATCTACCTGAGCTTTGAAATTCCCACAATTATGAGAAAATGCATATTTCAGAACAATGTCCACAACCTTTTCATGTAATGCCAAATACTGTAGCGCCAGATATTTCTGTAGTCAGTGAAGAATGACCTCCAGTTCCTTCTCATACTGCTTTAAGGAGTTCATTACTTTAACACTCAATGTTATACTATTACGACCACATCCTTTATTTTTAATGTTTATAGCTATGGCCATCCAATGTGCTTTTAAATTCACCTGTATTATTACGTTCTCAAAACGCCACCAATTCCAGGTACCTTAGGTAGAACATCTATCCTCTCAGAACAGAGATTTTGTAAGTGAATACAGTTTCCTCTGAGTTGGTTTAGGAATGTCTTTATGTTTTGAGGAATCATATTCCTTGCATTTGACGGTGCATAAGTGAATTACTTCTTTCAGACCAAAGTGGAGAACCTCTACACTACATATCCTGTCATATACAACTAGACAAAATGTGTCTGTGCAGCAATTTGTTGAGTAATTCTAAACTATGTCCTTTACACCACTGTAATGAAGTTGTTCCTGATTATTCAGAGCCCCATGAAATCACACCAGATATAGATTccacagaccctactgagtactccccagcagtggcggctcctgaaaaaattctcaggaggggcaatttttctgatgatttaggtgacctacacacattttaaaaaagatatgtccagcaacaacatgaagacaggggcagcatataagtcaataccagaagcatttattgactgatctggggagatggattccagtttctgtgacagattataaataatctctgatgcctttgttatattagcttttggttgaatgtactgtcgtagtaaatatataatgttatagcttggtctgactaaaatcttgtgcatgacccattttgtgttgggcgtttgttttcaatcaatgctgttcctatcctataacaatggacaaaagagtcctatcttgtcagccttgtcagcaggtggccaaggacaacacccacgccataggtctctcagttcttccaactcacgagttcttgctctgaggacacacacacacacacacacacacacacatcatcactgataacacacacacacacacacatcatcactgttaaacacacacacacacacacacaaaaatcccctctctttaggctgaacatttgaagacagagaacccgactcagagccaatgcaacagtggaggggacctcgcccaactcatcaggaccaatcagaagatcagaactactagattcaacctacatcatttattgtataaaatgtctgcacacaatgttttcggggctctcttcagatagctccctaagagtttgacgaacgagtccgtgcacgcgattccagatatctttacctctgaataaactgcctttattataccatatccaccctgtccaaagtctctacttggtctcagttctccagtaaacttgtgattatcaacagtacacaacggtaacaaacaattgggggaactcacggggcagatagtaaggtcgcagtgacacagaaagcagttcaatgtcgggggtacagagtcgctctcttaccaggatcgattttccctgtgactgtcagatcgcggtccgctctgaccagggtgaagccggccggctccacttctctgtccgggactctgtcatccagccaagtctcccagctgtattggattccgctgccagcagcgtttcattatttagtccgttcagtagcgggtatgtacacgatcaacaagatcagtccaaaacccaccactggaaatccatggttggcagaatgtttgtaaactaagtgtacaaattaaaaacataaaataacgccactaagtgtacaaattaaaaacataagataacgccacactgcaggtcgcaacagagacgctgctagccgctattttcttagttacgttcatggttacgtcacgtatgacgaaagcgcgtaagtgcaagccctcagaaacacatagagattgtattgaaagctttgaaatttgaaaaaaatagattttacatcagagtctatgacagacttctgggcgattttcaacttgactgaaatcgccccaaaaacgggcggggccatttgaagcacgactttagcctgatttgacatttagtggcagtcagatcagattagaacactgataactactgttgccgtgatataattgattagaaaaaaaatcccttccttttcccgtttggcagtgcgtcgcccatatcgccctattgaacacaccgcccctgctcccCAGCCACTTTTACATCGGCACAAATAATAGTTTTTCCTCTATAAGACAATATATGTAATGCATATGGGGGCATTTATTTGACCTCTGAGCATGTGCTAAACCTAAAATGTAATAcaaatgtcacttaaatatgaacaaatatgaatcattgttaatgtttagacaattatttttcatacatcatgaataaataaatacaggTTAATGACACGTTTCTACTATTACCTGGGTACTTGTATTTTGAACGTTTCCGAAATTCCATGACCCGGAAGTTATTTTTTAAGTGTTGCTGACGAGACGCTGATTCTCCCAACCACAGTAGCTagtctgctagctagctaactttaaagCTTCCAAAGACATGAACCGCAAAAGAAACCACAGTTTCACTGAAACAAGCCTTTCTCCCGACGCTCAAAACGCATTCATGGACACGCCGGGGCCTGCGGTGCGAGCCGACGATGATTTCTTGGAATTCGAGCCCGACGAGGAGATACTCTGCTCGGTGAGCGACATCACCGAACACCTTGGAAGAAACATAAAAGTGGTGCTCGAGACTGCATTGTCCGAAATCAGGAAAATGGTCAGCGTCAGGATACGGGTTCTGAAAATTGAGCTTCGGGAGAAAACAGACGAAATTGAAGTCCTAAAAGCAAGACTGGAGGTACAAAGAGACGGTAGGGACCCGTACCCCGGCGGAATGACCACCGAGGCATCATCTGTATTCCGAAAATCTGACTTGTTCCATTCGGGCAGCAAGCACAACAACGACCCCAAGAAAGCCAAACCAGCCATGCCTGGCGTAAAGAAAGAAAACATAAATGCCATTTGCGACTATCTGATGAAAGATAAGAATTCACGGGGTGCTGAAGCGGACAGCGACCCGAGCAATCCTCCGTCTGGTAGCGACAGGGACAGCCGCCACGATCCCCAGCCGCACTCCCTCAACCTGTGGCCGGACACCATCCCTGACGCGGGGCCTGGAGATGAGGACTCGGACTCGAACACGGATGACATATTCGGCATGCTACCATCGGGAAGCAAACGGATCTACGACTACGAATGGATGACGGGGGTGGAGTACACGTCGGATTTGAAAGGTAAACTTATCAATCACTCACTGCACCAATCAATCACTGTTATGTGCATTGGTCATGGAGTAGGGGAGAAATTGGGAATTGATATGCTGGATGTTATCCAGTCTTGCACCGTTGCATGTGTCTATGTAAAGGCTGTATAGGCCCACTCTACTTTTCTCTAAATGGGCATAATAAAACCCAAACCATGTGTTTGTTTATGCAGGTATGAGGGAGCCTAAATGTGAGACAACACcagatgaagatgaagaagaaaaAGATGAGGAAGAGGGTGATGAGTCAAAGAAAGAAAGGGATGGTGGATTGGAGCATCCCTCAGCCCCTTTTTCCCATGACGCCCACACCCCTGACTTTCCCTTAGCCCTCCAGGGCTCTCCAGGAGGGGAGGGTAACGGTTCTATGGAGGACCATGTGGATCGACTAGAaccaggtgagaggagagggagaagacctTTACACGTCACTTCATGTCATCATTCATTTGTGATCTGTCATCTTCATCTTTCTTTGCACATGTAACTTTTTTACTCCATGCATTTTGcaaatataaaacatttttttagttTTTCAGTGTGTTGACAACCTTCTGACCAATCCTTATTGCTGCTGCTTTGGCTGCATGCTTCAATTCCATGCTTAGGAACTCTAGCGGACTGAGTGCAATAACTGTAATCGTTAATGTGTCTGTTCACAGGACAGCAGTTTCCCTCCCACACATACCTCTGCCCACTGTGTGGAACCTTCTGCCCCGACTCCTTGTTCCTGGAGGAACACCTCAAGCTGATACACGGCAACACCACCGGCACCCACAGCGCCCTGCAGTCCACATCCACCGCACCCCTCACTCTGGGGGAGGGTAGCAGTAACGCCAAGCATGGGAGCATGGGGGCCGGAGCCGGGGGGATGAGCCTAGCAAGAGGAGGCGGGGGAGGGACGAGGGAGAAGAAAGTGGAAGGGGGCTACGAGTGCGGCGACTGTGGCCGCCATTTCAACTACCTGGGCAACCTGCGGCAGCACCAGCGCATCCATACAGGGGAAAAGCCCTTCATATGCCCTGAGTGTGGGGAGAGGTTCCGGCACGCTGCCCGATTGAAGAGTCACCGGCTGGGGCACAACGGCGGGCAGAGCCCCTTCCCTTGCCCCCAGTGTGGGAAAGGCTTCCCGGTGCTCTCAGGCTTAAAGAGGCACCAGCGGGTGCATACGGGGGAGAGTCCCTACGCGTGCCAGCAGTGTGGGCGGCGCTTCAAGGAGCTGGGTAACCTCTATACCCACCAGAGGATCCATAGTGGTGCCACGCCCTATTGCTGCCAGCAATGTGGGAGGAGCTTCCGTCACCTGGGCACCTACAAGAGCCACCGCTGCACCCCCATACAGTGACAGTGACACTTGTTACCTTGGAGCTAGGCTGGCTAATTGCTAAgtgtagcctagcctagccatcACAGGAGCCTATTGATATGCTGTTGAGGAGACTGAGGCAGGAACATTGAGTGAGTCTAAAGACCCATACAGACTCAAAAAGGGAGGGTGCCATGATGGGAAAGGTCAAAGTGCATCATGAGAAAGAGATGAAAGCATGACCCTGTTCCAATACTTCAGAAACACATCCTTCCTTCCCACTTCTGTGAAATAATCCATGATTTAttaactgggtggttcgagccctgaatgctgattggctgacagccgtggtatatcagaccgtataccaaggGTAAGACAAAACATTTATAATAGCAATTAGGCACCTCAGGCCTTTAATGCTTAATGATAGtataggtgaaagcaatatgCTTCGCCAACCCAGTCAGCTCAGATCAGGGATTACTTCtaggaaggaaggatgcattttaGTTGTATTCAAATAGGAACCATGCAGGCATATCCTGTTGGGAAGAGGACTCACACTACTAACAGAACAGTGTGACTCTGCTGCCACCTTTTGGACTTCTTATATTACTGCACAAATGAAGTTTCAAGGTGGCActgctgactgttttaacctcACTTACCTACCAGCGACTATTCTGCCCAGAGCAGATGAGTTGGcattttatcttttttttttttatgacataACCTATATTACTGACCCTATATTCTTTACACCTTTTTGGTATGTCCACCTACATGATGATGACAACATCACGTGAGACATTCTTTGTTCAGTTAAACatatgctatgtagaacaaacatatACCTCTCTGGCATGTAGAACAAGGAAGCACGTCGGCTCtatggcatttctatctgcaaagtTTGACAACTGAACGCATTCCTGATAGCTGTAGCCCTTTCAAATTCACCCCTCTCTTAACAGACTAGTTATCTACACGGTTCAGGAAAACGTTCAGTTCAAGGTCAATTATATTTCAGTAAAAAATGACCCCTCTTGTCTCTATTCACTCCAATTGTGTAGCTAAAAATATCCTCAATACTGTATGTGACTGTTGAACACATAACAAAAGAAGCACCAACTTGTCAAAAATGTCCAGAAAACAATGAATATTAAAACGGTAAATGTGAAATGCTAATAATTGACAATCTGCATCCTAATAAACATTCTTATATGGTGCTTGTGTTGTGTGGGTGTACTTTTAATAATAATACTTTCCCACATCAATTTCCCCCATTGACAAAGACTTCCTTATATCTATGGACTTAAGAGTAGGATAATGTGAAGGAGAGGGACGTGATGGCATACTTGGAATATCATTTTTTTAAAATTGTGTATATTTCTAAGAAACAGTCAGTGCCTAGAGTGTGTTGGTGACTCACTTGAGATggtaggttagtgtgtgtgtgtgtgtacttgtttgTATAACCAGAGGGCACTGcatttctgtgtctgtgtgcagcTGAGTCCTCATCTGCTCTCTGCAGAGGGACAATCAAAGTGAGATAAACATTACTACACTCCATCACTGATCACGACaagcccctcacacacacacactgtggctcCCGCTAAAGACATCAGAAttgttggagagagagacagagcaggagAACGCTAGTAGCATTTTGGCCCAGTAGGCCTACATAAGAGACACTTCCATTGAAACATGAAGGTCAATATATTTGCAACACAAAGTGATGAATTCAAAACAGACCGCTGACTGTAGAAATGTGGTTCTTTATTCTTTGCTATTCCTGATGATATCTAAAGTAAAACAGACTCGGCtggaagtatactgaacaaaaatagaaacgcaacatgctataatttcaaagattgtactgagttacagttcatataaggaaatcagtcaatttaaataaataaattaggccctaatctatggatttcacatgactgggaatacagatatgcatctgttcacagatacctttaaataaagtaggggcgtggatcagaaaaccagtcagttaaatgtgatcaccatttgcctcatgcagcacgacacatctccttcgcagagttgatcaggctgttgttgattggcctgtggaatgttgtcccactcctcttcaatggctgtgtgaagttgctggatattggtgggaactggaacacgctgtcgtacacgtcgatccagagcatcccaaacatgctcaatgggtggtgacgtct
The sequence above is a segment of the Coregonus clupeaformis isolate EN_2021a chromosome 19, ASM2061545v1, whole genome shotgun sequence genome. Coding sequences within it:
- the LOC121554288 gene encoding zinc finger protein 16-like encodes the protein MNRKRNHSFTETSLSPDAQNAFMDTPGPAVRADDDFLEFEPDEEILCSVSDITEHLGRNIKVVLETALSEIRKMVSVRIRVLKIELREKTDEIEVLKARLEVQRDGRDPYPGGMTTEASSVFRKSDLFHSGSKHNNDPKKAKPAMPGVKKENINAICDYLMKDKNSRGAEADSDPSNPPSGSDRDSRHDPQPHSLNLWPDTIPDAGPGDEDSDSNTDDIFGMLPSGSKRIYDYEWMTGVEYTSDLKGMREPKCETTPDEDEEEKDEEEGDESKKERDGGLEHPSAPFSHDAHTPDFPLALQGSPGGEGNGSMEDHVDRLEPGQQFPSHTYLCPLCGTFCPDSLFLEEHLKLIHGNTTGTHSALQSTSTAPLTLGEGSSNAKHGSMGAGAGGMSLARGGGGGTREKKVEGGYECGDCGRHFNYLGNLRQHQRIHTGEKPFICPECGERFRHAARLKSHRLGHNGGQSPFPCPQCGKGFPVLSGLKRHQRVHTGESPYACQQCGRRFKELGNLYTHQRIHSGATPYCCQQCGRSFRHLGTYKSHRCTPIQ